From a single Asticcacaulis sp. MM231 genomic region:
- a CDS encoding TonB-dependent receptor produces MSHWNNGLRAALMGSVAAVVMIAQPAAAQTQAYNIPAQDAATAIPAFVKQSGLQVLATAQDLQGVRTNAVSGSLTSDAALKQLVANTGLTIKTNDGTSAVIVRASATNASASDAMAAAPEADPQEVVVVGMRKSMRDALDVKRRNTGIVEAVSSKDIGALPDVTIAETLNRLPGVMAARDRGNDSQASIRGLGARMVLGTVNGREVASSEPDRNVRWEVYPSEVVSGASVYKSSEAKLISGGISGTVDLQTIRPLDYKGPGVVLRAGPVYYDGGSKFPNYDGQGYRASASFVHRFSDRFAAVLGLTSQVQKNGYELVQGWGYNAGANTGAVIAGDATKYNTPWGAQAEAKRLKELRIGASLGLQFKPADNFLLSYDLLYSDIKINELQDQAWYGDGAWGNWDGGNLSNYVDGAAASGHAPVIDDNGDVVSASVAWAGDKSVVARYTEDKSLIVQGLNAKWSLEHWTLSADASYSKAQRYNLWAANEFAYWPSLMTYDFRGKPAITVSSSPESNTQTAQTGQTSLGAVTDELKSLHLDAERHFESGLFTGLLFGARVSERTKALGQLDGTVTPIIGALPDYLLTSYQFKNFNIPTILTGDFGALATHLYGTTFDIDPKTTPITDTVEEKVKEAYIEGTYATTIAGIAVDGNVGVRVIDVETDSAGSSTIAGDWYEATPGNWVQAMVTTPVTGGTSYSKVLPSATVRFDFGNGQFLKFSAAKVISRPPLNDMIITRSLSSTAPYTGSAGNPYLKPFEANQIDISYENYFNKDALFAISAYHKEVSNFIGYATRQETINGNPYTLVSPVNADKGGSIDGVELTFQSSFGFIGLDHFGIYSNYAYVDSDLKEMSNDLPMNGLARDTAAVDFWYSDHGIDARLGTKYHSTYTAIYGWNDAQLIRVRPETTMDFSVSYQINPVIQVRFQANNLLDTPLRTYNDNVEDRLGRYDLYGKRYLLDLTFKY; encoded by the coding sequence ATGTCACATTGGAATAACGGACTTCGTGCCGCCCTTATGGGCTCGGTCGCGGCGGTCGTCATGATCGCCCAGCCCGCTGCGGCCCAAACACAAGCCTATAACATTCCGGCACAGGATGCCGCGACCGCTATCCCAGCCTTTGTCAAGCAATCGGGTTTGCAGGTGCTGGCCACAGCGCAGGATCTGCAGGGTGTGCGTACCAATGCCGTTTCCGGCAGTCTGACAAGCGATGCAGCCCTCAAGCAACTGGTGGCCAATACCGGCCTCACCATCAAGACCAATGACGGCACATCCGCCGTGATCGTGCGCGCCAGTGCAACAAATGCGAGCGCGTCCGACGCCATGGCTGCGGCGCCCGAAGCCGATCCGCAGGAAGTTGTCGTTGTTGGGATGCGCAAGTCGATGCGCGATGCCCTCGACGTCAAGCGCCGCAACACCGGCATCGTCGAAGCTGTGTCCTCGAAGGACATCGGCGCTTTGCCGGATGTCACCATCGCCGAAACGCTCAACCGCCTGCCGGGCGTCATGGCTGCGCGCGATCGCGGCAATGACAGTCAGGCCTCGATCCGTGGCCTTGGCGCGCGCATGGTTCTGGGCACGGTCAATGGCCGTGAAGTGGCGTCGTCCGAACCTGACCGCAATGTGCGCTGGGAAGTCTATCCCTCCGAAGTCGTCTCCGGCGCTTCGGTCTACAAGTCGTCGGAAGCCAAACTGATCTCAGGCGGCATTTCTGGCACGGTTGATCTGCAAACCATCCGCCCGCTCGATTACAAGGGGCCCGGCGTCGTGTTGCGCGCCGGCCCGGTCTATTATGACGGCGGTTCGAAATTTCCCAACTATGATGGTCAGGGCTATCGCGCCTCGGCTTCGTTCGTGCACCGCTTTTCTGACCGTTTCGCCGCCGTGCTCGGCCTGACCTCGCAGGTTCAGAAAAACGGCTACGAGTTGGTGCAGGGCTGGGGCTATAATGCCGGCGCCAACACTGGCGCGGTCATTGCCGGTGACGCCACCAAGTATAACACGCCGTGGGGCGCGCAGGCCGAGGCCAAGCGCCTGAAGGAATTGCGCATCGGCGCATCTCTTGGTCTGCAGTTCAAGCCGGCCGATAATTTCCTGCTCAGCTATGACCTGCTCTATTCCGACATCAAGATCAACGAATTGCAGGATCAGGCCTGGTATGGCGATGGCGCCTGGGGCAACTGGGACGGCGGTAACCTGTCAAACTACGTCGATGGCGCGGCCGCTTCCGGCCATGCGCCGGTCATCGACGACAACGGCGATGTGGTATCGGCCTCGGTCGCCTGGGCCGGTGATAAATCCGTCGTGGCGCGCTACACCGAGGACAAGAGCCTCATCGTGCAGGGCCTGAACGCCAAGTGGTCGCTGGAGCACTGGACCCTGTCGGCCGACGCTTCCTATTCCAAGGCGCAGCGCTATAACCTATGGGCGGCCAATGAGTTCGCCTATTGGCCCAGCCTGATGACCTATGATTTCCGCGGCAAGCCGGCCATCACCGTATCCTCGTCGCCGGAAAGCAACACACAGACGGCGCAAACCGGCCAGACCTCGCTCGGCGCCGTCACCGACGAACTGAAGAGCCTGCATTTGGACGCCGAACGTCATTTCGAAAGCGGCCTCTTCACCGGCCTGCTGTTTGGTGCGCGCGTTTCGGAGCGCACCAAGGCGCTGGGCCAGCTTGATGGCACGGTGACGCCGATCATCGGCGCCCTACCGGATTATCTGCTGACGTCCTATCAGTTCAAGAACTTCAATATCCCGACCATCCTGACCGGTGATTTCGGCGCCCTGGCCACGCACCTCTACGGCACGACGTTCGATATCGATCCGAAGACGACCCCGATCACCGATACGGTCGAGGAAAAGGTCAAGGAAGCCTATATCGAGGGCACCTACGCCACCACCATCGCCGGCATCGCGGTCGACGGCAATGTTGGCGTTCGCGTCATCGACGTCGAAACCGATTCCGCCGGCTCTTCCACCATCGCTGGCGATTGGTATGAGGCTACGCCGGGCAACTGGGTGCAGGCCATGGTGACTACGCCGGTTACCGGTGGCACGAGCTATTCCAAGGTGCTGCCTTCGGCCACCGTGCGCTTCGATTTCGGCAATGGGCAGTTCCTGAAATTCTCGGCCGCCAAGGTGATCTCGCGTCCGCCGCTGAATGACATGATCATCACGCGCAGCCTGTCCTCGACCGCGCCCTATACCGGTTCGGCGGGCAATCCGTATCTGAAGCCATTTGAAGCCAATCAGATCGATATCTCTTACGAGAACTACTTCAATAAGGACGCCCTGTTCGCCATCAGCGCCTACCACAAGGAGGTCAGTAACTTCATCGGCTACGCCACGCGTCAGGAAACGATCAACGGCAATCCGTACACCCTGGTCTCGCCGGTGAATGCCGATAAGGGCGGTAGCATAGATGGCGTGGAACTGACCTTCCAGAGCTCGTTCGGCTTTATCGGTCTCGATCACTTCGGCATCTACTCCAACTACGCCTATGTCGATTCTGATTTGAAGGAAATGTCGAACGACCTGCCGATGAACGGCTTGGCGCGCGATACGGCGGCGGTGGATTTCTGGTATTCCGATCATGGCATCGATGCCCGCCTCGGCACCAAGTATCACTCGACCTACACCGCCATCTATGGCTGGAATGATGCGCAACTGATCCGCGTACGCCCCGAAACCACCATGGATTTCAGCGTCAGCTACCAGATCAATCCGGTGATCCAGGTGCGTTTCCAGGCCAACAACCTGCTCGATACGCCGTTGCGCACCTATAACGACAATGTCGAGGACCGTCTGGGCCGCTATGACCTCTACGGCAAGCGCTACCTGCTCGACCTGACGTTCAAGTACTAA
- the galA gene encoding beta-galactosidase GalA translates to MLELNRRHLLASAAATFAAVQAGAGQAQTVVMGEVKSPRQRLRFDTGWRFAFGHLNDVEKDFGFGSDQRTYAKQGPDATPVAKPDYDDSQWRPVTLPHDWAVELPFVHREPKTPLKPDDHGSVWDPAANHGYKPLGRDYPETSVGWYRKTFTLDAADKGKRISLEFDGVFRDAMVIINGYIVRTNESGYTPFRVELNDFLNTDDKPNTVLVRVDASLGEGWFYEGAGIYRHVWLVKTNPVHIPQYGVCVRAKTDGTVEVTTTVRNDSDVKKTVSILNKLKQTTNGPFEGIALTSVNLKAWEMQDIVQTFSVDKPRLWSLTDPFLNVLETIVFNETNVGIDYIATPFGFRDIKFDAQNGFFLNGKSVKLKGTCNHQDHAGVGAAIPDALQRWRLQQLKNMGCNAYRASHNPPTPELLDLCDEMGILVIDETRLMTSSPEGLAQLETLIRRDRNHPSVILWSIGNEEPQQGTERGAHIARTMKRLCNDLDPTRLITAAMDNGYGEGITEVIDVMGFNYRDHLIDDFHRKFPNMPIIGSETASTVSTRGEYIKDDAAHIVPAYDTTAPWWATTAEGWWPHFERQPFIAGGFIWTGFDYRGEPTPYSSWPSVSSQFGALDTCGFPKDNYWYYRAWWRPEPLLHLFPHWNWEGKEGQDISVWAHSNADEIELFVNGKSAGRKTVVKGFHVEWTVPYQPGKIEAFAYKAGKVILKDKRETAGAPAKIVLTTDRTSLINDGMDCAVLKAEVFDAKGRPVPRADNLITFAVSGPAAVIGVGNGNPNSHEADKASQRKAFNGLCSAIVQVTGVGGITVTASADGLTSGKVILKSA, encoded by the coding sequence ATGCTGGAACTGAACCGCCGCCATCTTCTGGCCAGCGCCGCCGCCACTTTCGCTGCCGTACAGGCTGGGGCAGGACAGGCGCAAACGGTTGTAATGGGGGAGGTCAAGTCTCCACGTCAGCGCCTACGTTTCGACACCGGCTGGCGCTTTGCCTTTGGCCACCTCAACGATGTCGAGAAGGACTTCGGTTTTGGCAGCGATCAGCGCACCTACGCCAAGCAGGGGCCCGACGCCACACCTGTTGCCAAGCCGGACTACGACGACTCACAATGGCGGCCCGTCACCCTGCCTCACGACTGGGCGGTGGAACTGCCGTTCGTGCATAGGGAACCGAAAACACCGCTCAAGCCGGACGATCACGGTTCGGTGTGGGATCCGGCCGCCAATCACGGTTACAAGCCACTGGGCCGCGATTATCCGGAAACCAGTGTCGGTTGGTATCGGAAGACATTTACGCTTGATGCTGCCGATAAGGGCAAGCGGATATCACTGGAATTCGACGGCGTTTTCCGTGACGCCATGGTGATCATCAATGGCTATATCGTTCGCACCAATGAGAGCGGCTATACGCCCTTCCGTGTCGAACTGAACGACTTCCTCAACACCGACGACAAGCCCAACACCGTGCTGGTGCGTGTCGATGCGTCGCTCGGCGAAGGTTGGTTCTATGAAGGCGCTGGCATCTACCGCCATGTCTGGCTGGTCAAGACCAATCCGGTGCATATTCCGCAATATGGTGTCTGTGTGCGGGCAAAGACGGATGGCACTGTCGAGGTGACGACAACGGTCAGGAACGACAGTGATGTAAAAAAAACTGTTTCGATTTTAAACAAGTTAAAACAAACGACGAATGGTCCGTTTGAAGGCATCGCTCTCACATCAGTCAATTTAAAGGCATGGGAAATGCAAGACATTGTCCAGACCTTTAGCGTCGACAAGCCACGTTTATGGTCTTTGACGGACCCATTTTTAAATGTACTTGAGACGATTGTTTTTAATGAAACCAATGTCGGGATTGACTATATCGCCACCCCCTTCGGTTTCCGCGATATCAAGTTCGACGCCCAAAACGGCTTCTTCCTCAATGGCAAATCGGTCAAGCTGAAGGGCACCTGCAATCACCAGGACCATGCCGGTGTCGGCGCCGCCATTCCCGACGCCCTGCAACGCTGGCGGCTGCAACAACTGAAGAACATGGGCTGTAACGCCTATCGCGCTTCGCATAATCCACCGACGCCGGAACTGCTCGACCTGTGCGATGAAATGGGCATTCTTGTCATCGATGAAACGCGCCTGATGACCTCATCGCCGGAAGGTCTGGCGCAACTGGAAACCCTGATCAGGCGTGACCGTAATCACCCCTCGGTCATCCTGTGGTCGATCGGCAATGAGGAGCCTCAGCAGGGCACCGAACGTGGTGCGCATATCGCCCGCACCATGAAGCGCCTGTGCAACGATCTTGACCCGACGCGTCTCATCACCGCCGCTATGGATAATGGCTATGGCGAGGGCATCACCGAGGTGATCGACGTCATGGGCTTCAATTACCGCGATCATCTGATCGATGACTTCCACAGGAAGTTTCCCAACATGCCGATCATCGGCAGTGAGACCGCTTCGACCGTTTCGACACGTGGCGAATATATCAAGGATGACGCCGCCCATATCGTGCCGGCCTATGATACGACCGCACCGTGGTGGGCCACGACCGCCGAAGGCTGGTGGCCGCATTTCGAGCGTCAGCCCTTTATCGCCGGTGGTTTTATCTGGACCGGCTTCGATTATCGCGGCGAGCCAACGCCCTATAGCTCATGGCCGAGCGTCTCGTCGCAATTCGGCGCCCTCGACACCTGCGGATTCCCAAAGGATAATTACTGGTATTATCGCGCCTGGTGGCGTCCTGAACCTTTGCTGCACCTTTTCCCGCACTGGAACTGGGAAGGCAAGGAGGGGCAGGACATCTCCGTGTGGGCGCATTCGAATGCCGACGAGATCGAGCTGTTCGTCAACGGCAAATCGGCGGGTCGCAAAACTGTCGTGAAGGGTTTTCACGTCGAATGGACCGTGCCCTATCAGCCGGGCAAGATCGAGGCCTTCGCCTATAAGGCCGGCAAGGTCATTCTGAAGGACAAGCGCGAAACCGCCGGCGCGCCGGCGAAGATCGTGCTGACGACCGATCGCACATCGCTGATAAATGATGGCATGGACTGCGCGGTGCTTAAGGCCGAGGTGTTTGACGCCAAGGGGCGTCCGGTGCCGAGGGCGGATAATCTGATCACCTTTGCGGTATCGGGACCGGCTGCGGTGATCGGCGTCGGCAATGGCAATCCGAACAGCCACGAGGCTGACAAGGCATCACAGCGCAAGGCTTTCAACGGCCTGTGTAGCGCCATCGTGCAGGTGACCGGCGTCGGCGGCATTACCGTCACGGCCAGCGCTGATGGGTTGACCTCCGGCAAGGTGATATTGAAGTCAGCCTAA
- the msrA gene encoding peptide-methionine (S)-S-oxide reductase MsrA: MLRRLFLTTLLALSFTGNAMAADKQVAVFAGGCFWSTQKAFDHVAGVTNTRAGFMGGSVKNPSYEEVVRGGTGHVEAVEVTYDPEKVSYDQLLDTFWHSTDPTTQSRVICDGGEQYRTAIFTFSPAQQAAAVASKQAVTQQLSKPIRTLIVRSVDTGLPFYPAEDYHQHYWQTHSVQYEAYYRGCGRGPALKKLWGNKASH, from the coding sequence ATGTTACGACGCTTATTCCTGACGACCCTGCTGGCGCTCAGCTTCACCGGCAACGCCATGGCGGCCGATAAGCAGGTGGCGGTTTTTGCCGGCGGCTGTTTCTGGAGCACACAGAAGGCCTTTGACCATGTGGCGGGCGTGACCAATACCCGCGCCGGCTTCATGGGCGGTTCGGTGAAAAACCCGAGCTACGAGGAGGTGGTTCGCGGCGGCACCGGCCACGTCGAGGCCGTCGAGGTCACCTATGATCCCGAAAAGGTGAGCTATGATCAGTTGCTCGATACCTTCTGGCATTCGACCGACCCGACGACGCAAAGCCGCGTGATCTGTGATGGCGGCGAGCAATACCGCACCGCGATTTTCACCTTCTCACCGGCACAGCAAGCGGCGGCTGTGGCTTCCAAACAGGCCGTCACGCAACAGCTTAGCAAACCGATCCGCACCCTGATCGTCAGGTCCGTCGATACCGGCCTGCCTTTTTATCCGGCGGAGGACTATCACCAGCATTACTGGCAAACTCACAGCGTGCAGTATGAGGCCTATTATCGCGGCTGCGGCCGGGGGCCGGCGCTCAAGAAGCTGTGGGGCAACAAGGCGTCACACTAA
- the msrB gene encoding peptide-methionine (R)-S-oxide reductase MsrB, translating into MLRRHFLTLAGAGALTTACSQSKAETIAPLKLSDAEWKKRLPPAAYNVLRHAATERPGTSPLLNEHRKGVFACLGCDLTLFTSDTKYDSGTGWPSFFRAIPGHLQTKTDFAIGIPRTEYHCARCSGHHGHLFDDGPRPTGKRYCSNGVALKFIPA; encoded by the coding sequence ATGTTACGCCGTCATTTCCTCACCCTCGCAGGCGCTGGTGCGCTGACTACCGCCTGCTCGCAAAGCAAGGCCGAGACCATCGCGCCGCTGAAACTCAGCGACGCCGAATGGAAGAAGCGCTTGCCACCCGCGGCTTATAACGTGCTGCGTCATGCCGCCACCGAGCGCCCCGGCACCAGCCCTCTGCTTAATGAGCACCGCAAGGGGGTTTTCGCCTGCCTCGGCTGCGACCTGACGCTGTTCACTTCGGACACCAAGTACGATTCCGGCACCGGCTGGCCCAGTTTCTTCCGCGCCATTCCCGGCCATCTGCAGACCAAGACTGACTTCGCCATCGGCATTCCGCGTACCGAATATCACTGCGCGCGGTGCAGCGGCCACCACGGCCACCTGTTCGACGACGGCCCCCGCCCCACCGGTAAACGCTATTGCAGTAATGGCGTAGCGCTCAAGTTCATTCCCGCCTGA
- the pstS gene encoding phosphate ABC transporter substrate-binding protein PstS, producing the protein MFKFFKGAVAAVLLTATLTSAATAADTISGAGATFPAPLYAKWAEGYKRTTGVQLNYQAIGSGGGIKQIQAKTVDFGASDKPLTQAELDKSGLYQFPTVVGGVVPAINIPGVPSGKLKLPGAVLADIFLGKITLWNDPAITKWNAGLTLPAMPITVVHRSDGSGTTFLFTSYLSIASNEWKSNVGASDAVEWPTGVGGAKNDGVAALVRQTAGSIGYVEYAYVQKTGIGYALVASKDATWPQPTAAAFKAATAGADWANAPGNYLLVLNQPGANAWPITGATFILMYKEQANPTKAAEVLKFFDYGYKSGDFNANDLFYVPLPANVKTMMRKQWAQQIKSGGKAVYTSPNP; encoded by the coding sequence ATGTTCAAGTTTTTTAAAGGTGCCGTCGCAGCTGTGCTGCTGACCGCTACCCTGACCTCGGCCGCGACCGCTGCTGACACGATTTCCGGCGCTGGCGCTACCTTCCCGGCTCCGCTGTACGCCAAGTGGGCTGAAGGTTACAAGCGTACCACAGGTGTGCAACTCAACTATCAGGCCATCGGCTCCGGCGGCGGTATCAAGCAAATCCAGGCCAAGACCGTCGATTTCGGCGCCTCCGACAAGCCGCTGACGCAGGCTGAACTCGACAAGTCGGGCCTCTATCAGTTCCCCACCGTTGTTGGCGGCGTTGTGCCGGCCATCAACATTCCGGGCGTGCCTTCCGGCAAGCTGAAGCTGCCGGGCGCCGTTCTGGCCGACATCTTCCTCGGCAAGATCACCCTGTGGAACGATCCGGCCATCACCAAGTGGAACGCTGGCCTGACCCTGCCGGCTATGCCGATCACCGTCGTTCACCGTTCGGACGGTTCCGGCACCACCTTCCTCTTCACCTCCTACCTCTCGATCGCTTCCAACGAGTGGAAGAGCAATGTTGGCGCGTCTGACGCTGTTGAGTGGCCGACCGGTGTTGGTGGTGCGAAGAACGACGGCGTTGCCGCCCTGGTTCGCCAAACCGCAGGTTCGATCGGTTACGTCGAATACGCCTACGTGCAGAAGACCGGTATCGGTTACGCTCTGGTCGCCTCGAAGGACGCCACCTGGCCGCAACCGACTGCCGCTGCCTTCAAGGCTGCGACTGCTGGCGCCGACTGGGCCAACGCTCCGGGCAACTATCTGCTCGTCCTCAATCAACCGGGCGCCAATGCCTGGCCGATCACCGGCGCGACCTTCATCCTGATGTACAAGGAGCAGGCCAACCCGACGAAGGCTGCCGAAGTTCTGAAGTTCTTCGACTACGGCTACAAGTCTGGTGACTTCAACGCCAACGACCTCTTCTATGTGCCGCTGCCGGCCAACGTGAAGACGATGATGCGCAAGCAATGGGCGCAACAAATCAAGTCGGGTGGCAAGGCCGTCTACACCTCGCCGAACCCCTAA
- the pstC gene encoding phosphate ABC transporter permease subunit PstC — MSVETKFKPRFDPTDPIFRWVSFGAATTLLVVLASLIGTLIVGGWPALSEYGFGFFLKFKECPVGNNSWFCIDTPWNPVTDVYSATAPILGTIITSALALLFALPIAIGIAVFLTQFCPRQIAQPLSTAVELLAGIPSIVYGMWGLFVFAPWFAKTIQTPLIIAASQDPTSWFAKMVAGIPNGANLFTASLVLAIMILPYMAAVFRELFRSIPPQVREAAFGVGATPFEVTTSVIIPYVQKGMIGVVMLGLGRALGETMAVTFIIGNSHKFPKSLFDSSSTLASTIANEFAEAADLHRSALIALGLVLFLITFTVLAIARWLLSSQRY, encoded by the coding sequence ATGTCTGTTGAAACCAAGTTTAAACCGCGCTTCGATCCGACCGACCCGATCTTTCGCTGGGTCTCGTTCGGCGCCGCCACCACCCTGTTGGTGGTTCTGGCCTCGCTAATCGGCACGCTGATCGTCGGTGGCTGGCCCGCGCTCTCCGAATATGGTTTCGGTTTCTTCCTGAAGTTTAAGGAATGCCCCGTCGGCAACAATAGCTGGTTCTGCATCGATACGCCGTGGAACCCGGTCACCGACGTCTACAGCGCCACCGCGCCGATCCTCGGCACCATCATCACCTCCGCGCTCGCCCTGCTGTTCGCCCTGCCCATCGCCATCGGCATCGCGGTTTTCCTGACCCAGTTTTGCCCGCGCCAGATCGCGCAGCCGCTCTCCACCGCCGTGGAGCTGCTGGCCGGCATCCCTTCCATCGTCTACGGCATGTGGGGCCTGTTCGTTTTCGCCCCCTGGTTCGCCAAGACCATTCAGACGCCGCTGATTATCGCCGCCTCGCAAGACCCGACCTCGTGGTTTGCCAAGATGGTGGCCGGCATCCCTAACGGCGCCAATCTGTTTACCGCCTCGCTGGTTCTGGCCATCATGATCCTGCCCTACATGGCTGCCGTATTCCGTGAATTGTTCCGCTCCATTCCGCCGCAGGTGCGCGAAGCCGCCTTCGGTGTCGGCGCCACCCCGTTTGAAGTCACCACCTCGGTGATCATCCCCTACGTGCAAAAGGGCATGATCGGTGTCGTCATGCTGGGTCTCGGCCGCGCGCTCGGCGAAACCATGGCTGTCACCTTCATCATCGGTAACTCCCACAAGTTCCCCAAGTCGCTGTTCGACTCCAGCTCGACCCTGGCTTCGACCATCGCCAACGAGTTCGCTGAAGCTGCTGATCTGCACCGCTCTGCCCTGATCGCGCTCGGCCTCGTCCTCTTCCTTATCACCTTCACGGTACTGGCCATTGCGCGCTGGCTGCTGTCTTCGCAACGCTACTAG
- the pstA gene encoding phosphate ABC transporter permease PstA: MDRALRRKIANYVFIGLCIFGTVIALGALALILWSLFSQGIGGMNPLVFTMDTPAAGSPGGLRNAIVGSILMCGVAMIIALFIGILAGTWLAEIGGDTPYGHVVRFLNDVLLSAPSILIGLFVYQVLVSGSPIALGHFSGWAGAVALAILATPIVTRTTEDILNLQPNALREAGMALGASQFTTIRQIIWKAAGAGLLTGGLLGFARISGETAPLLFTALGNQFFTANLGEAMESLPHAMYNFALTPYEDLNKLAWAGALLVAIAVLGVNILGRWLARDKNAGH; encoded by the coding sequence ATGGATCGCGCTCTTCGCCGTAAAATCGCCAACTACGTCTTCATCGGCCTGTGCATCTTCGGCACGGTCATCGCGCTCGGCGCACTCGCCCTCATCCTGTGGTCGCTGTTCTCACAGGGTATCGGCGGCATGAACCCGCTGGTCTTCACCATGGATACGCCGGCCGCCGGTTCGCCGGGTGGCCTGCGCAACGCTATCGTCGGCTCCATCCTGATGTGTGGTGTTGCCATGATTATCGCCCTTTTCATCGGCATTCTGGCCGGCACCTGGCTGGCGGAAATCGGCGGCGACACGCCCTATGGTCACGTCGTCCGCTTCCTCAATGACGTGCTTCTGTCGGCCCCCTCCATCCTGATCGGCCTGTTTGTCTATCAGGTGCTGGTGTCGGGTTCGCCAATTGCTCTTGGTCACTTCTCCGGCTGGGCCGGCGCCGTGGCCCTGGCCATTCTCGCCACGCCGATCGTGACACGTACCACCGAAGATATCCTGAACCTCCAGCCTAACGCCCTGCGTGAAGCTGGTATGGCCCTCGGCGCCTCGCAGTTCACCACCATCCGCCAGATCATCTGGAAGGCGGCTGGCGCTGGTCTCCTGACCGGCGGTCTGCTCGGCTTTGCCCGTATCTCCGGCGAAACGGCACCGCTGCTCTTTACCGCGCTGGGTAACCAGTTCTTCACCGCCAATCTGGGTGAAGCCATGGAAAGCCTTCCGCACGCCATGTATAACTTCGCGCTCACACCGTATGAAGACCTCAACAAGCTGGCCTGGGCCGGTGCGCTTCTGGTCGCCATTGCCGTGCTGGGTGTCAATATCCTCGGCCGCTGGCTCGCCCGCGACAAGAATGCCGGCCACTAA
- the pstB gene encoding phosphate ABC transporter ATP-binding protein PstB produces MTDTTSADFQSVIVPPPEGSLVLECKKLSFFYGQNQALFNVDLPVKKHAITALIGPSGCGKSTLLRTINRIYDLYPGQRAEGVIDFEGENIIGPKVDVAALRARIGMVFQKPTPFPMSIYDNVAFGVRLHSNKSKAELDEIVERSIRRAALWDEVKDKLHKSGLGLSGGQQQRLCVARGIAVNPEILLLDEPASALDPISTAKLEDTLEELKSDYTIVIVTHNLQQAARLSDYTGFMFLGKMIEFGPTEELFVKPKVDKTGEYIGGRFG; encoded by the coding sequence ATGACCGACACGACCTCCGCTGATTTTCAAAGCGTTATCGTTCCGCCGCCCGAAGGCAGCCTTGTGCTCGAATGCAAAAAGCTGAGTTTCTTCTATGGCCAGAATCAGGCGCTGTTCAATGTCGACCTGCCGGTCAAGAAGCACGCCATCACGGCGCTGATTGGTCCGTCCGGCTGCGGCAAGTCGACCCTTTTGCGCACGATCAACCGCATCTATGATCTCTATCCCGGCCAGCGCGCCGAGGGCGTGATCGATTTCGAGGGCGAAAACATCATCGGCCCCAAGGTGGATGTCGCGGCCCTGCGCGCCCGCATAGGCATGGTGTTCCAGAAGCCGACACCCTTCCCGATGTCGATCTATGACAACGTGGCCTTCGGCGTGCGCCTGCATTCCAACAAGTCGAAAGCCGAACTGGATGAGATCGTTGAACGTTCGATCCGTCGCGCTGCGCTTTGGGACGAAGTGAAGGACAAACTGCACAAGTCGGGCCTCGGTCTGTCTGGTGGTCAGCAGCAGCGCCTGTGCGTGGCGCGCGGTATCGCCGTCAATCCGGAAATCCTGCTGCTCGATGAGCCGGCGTCGGCGCTTGATCCTATCTCGACCGCCAAGCTGGAAGATACGTTGGAAGAGCTGAAGAGCGACTACACCATCGTTATCGTGACGCACAACCTGCAGCAAGCAGCGCGTCTGTCGGACTATACCGGCTTCATGTTCCTCGGCAAGATGATCGAATTCGGCCCGACCGAAGAACTGTTCGTCAAGCCGAAGGTCGACAAGACCGGCGAGTATATCGGTGGCCGTTTCGGATAA